The nucleotide window ACGGGACCGGGCTGGAACTCGAACTCCCGAGTTTGCTGGTTGAAGACGTTGACCCCGGTGACGTCGGCCGGGAGGAGGTCGGGGGTAAACTGGACGCGACTGAACGTACAGTCGACGGACGTCGCAATCGCGCGCGCGAGCATCGTCTTGCCGACGCCGGGGACGTCCTCGAGTAGGACGTGGCCACGCCCGAGGATCGCGGTGACGACGTGTTCGATCGCCTCGCCGTGACCGACGATCACGTCGGCAACGTTCGACTCGAGTTCGGTCGCGAGTTCGGCGACCGCTGTGACGTCGATCGGCCCCGGCGTGCGATTTCCACCTGGCCGTGACTGTGAGTTCGCGTCAGTCATGACACACCCACGTTCGCGGCGGCGGGCCAGTCGAACCGTTCATTAGTACGTCAGAAGCGACTTCGGAATATATGTTTTGTGTCGAACGACGTAGCCGTTGCTAGCCGAACGACGATCAGAGAACGATACCACTACACGGGGCCGTCTTACAGGCGCTCGACGTTCGTCGCGCGCGGGCCCTTCTCGGCTTCGACAATCTCGAACTCGAGTTCCTGACCCTCCTCTAGGTCGGGGCCGCCGATGTCCTCCATGTGGAAGAACACGTCGTCGTCCGCGTCCTCAGTCTCGATGAAACCGTAACCGCCAGTGTCGTTGAAGAATGCGACCGTACCTTTCGCCATTGCAGGTTGCTAGAACCCCGACTGAGATATAAATGTTCGGGGACGATACGTCACGAACACGACCGAAACATCGGCGGTTACCCCGGGAAAGGGCCGCTTACCAAGATTTACACGCCGGACAGACCAGGTCGCCGTTCGAACGCCAGACGCGTTCGGTGTCGCCGTTACAGCGACTGCAGCGGTATGTCCCCCATGCGTACGTCGAGAGGCCGGTGTCGGTCGCCCGCTGGGCTGGCTCGGACTCATCTTCCGTCGTTGAGTCGGCCGCGTCTTCCGCCGTCGAACCGAACTCAGAGATGTCGCGTCGTCGGTCACGGCCCCGCCTACGACAGCTGGCAGTGTGACATCCTCGCCCGGCGTGAACGTCGGGGCTTCCACCGCAGGTGGAATACCAGCAAGTGCTTGATTGAGGTTTCAAGACGTGTGCGCGTCACCGGTCTCCGGCTCCATCCCCGCCCCCACTGCTGGTGAGCTAGACGAACCCTTGTCATCGGAACCCCGCCTCTCGGACGGGAGTCCCTCACTCAGAGACGTGTCTTCGTGGGCCTGCCACTGGCCCCCGCTCCGAGGCGAGTCATCGCCTGCCGATTTCCAAGGCAGGCTCTCTCCCCACGGATTTAGCCGATTGGCTATATTCGCTGCTGCGTTCAAATCCGCCTGATACTCCGACACCCAACACACCTCATTCGTACACTTGAACGTACCCTGATGCGGCCTGTACCCAACGTTTTGACACGCATGGCACGTCTTCGACGTGTGGTGCGGGTACACGTATTCCACAGGAATACCGCGCTCCGCTGCCTTTTCTTCGATTCGCGACTGCAAGCGGGAGAACAGCCACTTGCCAAGCCGCCGATTCCAGTACTTGCCGATGTCCTCGTCCGTGATGCCGTTGAGGTATTCGAGGACGATGACGGGGTTCTCGAACTGCGAAGTGTATTCGACGGCCCGATGTGAGGCTTTCTCCACTTCGTCTTCAATGGCGTCTTGCCACCTCCCCCACACGAGGTCATCGAGGAGGTTCGAGGCGTATCGTGGTTTCAAGCGGTCTTCGGCACTGGCTTGTTTCTGCCGGAGGTGTCGGACACGACCACCATCCACGAACAACGGGTCAACGGGCGTGTCGTCTCGGAGGGCACAGCCCACCAAGAGCTTTGATTCACCCACATCGAACCCGACGGGTGTCACATCGTCACTGTCACACGAACATTCGTGGTTTGGTTCGATTTCGTAGTTCGCGGTGACATGCAACACCCACCGACTGCCGTCGCGTTGCAGGCGGAGTTCGCCAGCCCAGACACTGTCGTCTTCGTCGTCAATCAGAGAGTGCCACCAGTCTTCTTGCTCTGGGTTCAATTGGAGTGGTATCCAGAAGTTTGTCCCGCGACCGGGAAGCGGGACTTCCCAGCAAATCTCGTGGTGACGGTCGTCCTCGTGATCGAAGACGGCTGCGGTGTTCGCGTAGCGGATTGGATGGGTGTCTGCGAGTTGCTTCGCATCATACGTGTCCTCGTCAAGGAGGTTCGGCACGTATTGTTTGAGTGCGTTTTTGGAGTGCCAGTTGAGGTCTTCACCAGTGACGACCTCGTTGACGGCACTCATCGTGTCGCACTCGTCGTTGAAACTCTCGTGAAGCAGTGTCTCGTATCGGTCGTGTTCGGTGTGGAGCTTACGCTGCTTGTGCTGAGTGGGTGGGGCAAGATACGCTTCGAGCGTCTTGCACTCCTCACTCATTCTTCAGCGTCGAGGCCTTGTTCGATGAGTTCGGCGTAGGCGAAGTCCATTCGCAGGCCGTTTTCGCGGGAGTACTTCTTCACTTGTTCGTGGAGGTCGCTTCCACGTTCAATGGCGATGTCAACCCGCATCCGTTTTTCAGTACGTTTTATCGTACTATAAAAGTTTGTATTGGGTGGTATTCAGAGGGCTGTCGCTCACGGTTTGCGTAGTGGAGTGACGCGATTCACGCCCGTTGAGCAAACCAAAGGTTTGCGATGCCCATCAGAAATCAAAGATTTCTGAGGACGCCGTGAACGGCGGGATTCTCTCACTGTCTAAAGATAGGCGCTCCGACCGCGCGACCGCCCGCAGCGATCGGTAGCCGTCGGTCGGCGACGGACCGGCATCACCAAGTAGCATCGGTGACAACCCCCGCACATGGATACCGTCACACCGATGAACGTTATCGTGGATAACATCACCGAGATGAACTCACACTTCGCCGACGTCGCCGCGGGTGAGTTGTTTGCACCCCTGCTCGTCCTGATCGGGACGATTCTGGTCGTCTTCACGCTCGGCGTCTTCGGCGCGCTCACGCTCGGTGCGATTGGCAGCCTGTTTTCGTCCAGCTCGAGTTAATCGGCTCTTCAAGCCTCCGAATCGACCTAGTTCTCGGTGCGCGACGTCGCTGTCGCCAGCGCCTCGCTCGCGCGCACGACGGCGTCCTCCAGATCCGGCCCCAGCGGCGAGCCGACGACGATGCCGTCGACGTGCTCGAGGACGGCCTCGAAGCGGTCGGCGACGGTCTCGGTCGTCCCGGCGATACAGAAGGCGTCGATCATGTCGTCGGTGACGTGCCCGAAGGCCTCGTTCAGGTCGCCCCGTTCTAGGGCCTCGCTGACGTCGCCTGCGGCCTCGCGGTCGATGTCGTGGCGCGCCAACACGGGATCGGCTGCGCCGCCGACGATGAACGCCACGGGCGGGCGGGCCGCCTCGCGCGCTTCCGTTTCATCCGCAGCGACGCTGACGCTCGCGAACGCGAGCGCCTCGAACGCGCCGTAGTCGTCGGGTCGGTCCGCGAGTCCCTGCTCGAGTTGACCGGCCGACCACTCGAGGTCCTTCGGATGGGCGGCGTTGATCAGGACGCCGTCGGCGTGTTTCGCGCTCATCCGGAGCATGTGTGGTCCCTGTGCGCCGACGTACGTCGGAATCTCGCAGGGTTCGAGGTTGAGCGAGGCGTCACGGGCGGTGAACGTCCCCTCGTGGGTGACGGTTTCACCCGCCCAGAGATCCCGGGCGACGTCGAACGTCTCGAGGACCCGCCGCAGTGGACTGTCGCGTTCGATGCCGAGATTTGCAAGCGAGGATCGGTCGCCGGCCCCGACGCCGAAAACGGCGCGGCCGTCGCTGATCTCGTCGATCGTGGCCGTCTGGGCGGCCAGTCGGACGGGGTGGGTCTCGTAGGGGTTGACGATGCCCGGCCCGAGTCGAATCTCGTCGGTGGCCTCGACCATCCGCGAGAGCGTCACGAACGGGTCGCGGTTGAAGTAGTGGCTGCTCGTGAAGGCGACGTCGTAGCCTTCCGCTTCCGCGAGCGCTGCCAGCTCGGCGATTCGTTCCGGTGGATGCTCCGGCGTCAGTTCGATACCCCACGTCGGCTCGTCAGTCGTCGTGTCGTCTGTCATAGTTGCAGTCGTATGCGTGTTCAGTCGTCGAAACTCCACTCCCGCAGCGCCTGTCGAACGAGGTCGTCCTCGACCGCGCGGAACAGTTCGTCGCTGCCCGCGTGGTCGCCGAACGCCCAGTCGCGGACGACGACGGCGGGCGTCCCGCCGGCACCCTCGCCGGTCACGAGGTTCGCCGCCGAGGCGAGTTCGTCCACCACGGACTGGACGGTGACGCCGAGTTCGTGGCCGTCACGATCCAGTTCGCCGCGCCAATCTCTGCTCGCGGACATCCCCGCCCAGCCGAGTGCGACGCCACGTTGGCCGTGGCGGAACGGCCGACCGCAGGTATCGGTGACGATCACGGCGATATCCTCGATTCCGCAGGCCTCGAGTCCCGACCGAATCCGCTCGGCGCTCTCCGTCGGCTTTTTGGGCAGGAGCAAGATGTCGTGGTCCGGCACGTTCGAGCGATCGATACCCGCGTTGACGTTGATGTGTCCGAATCGGGTCTCGGTCAACAGGAAGGGGGCGTCGATCAGCAACTCCGTGCTCTCCTCCAAGACGGCCTGTGCGAACCGCGGGTCTTTCTCCTCGCCGGTGATCCCCTCGAGTCGGTTGGCGATCTCCTCGGCCCGACCGCTGACGGGGTAGTCCTCGAGATCCGCCATCCGTCCCTCCGCTTTCGAGACGACCGTGCTCGCGACCGTGAGGACGTCACCGGCCTCGAGATCGGCCCGATCCGCGACGAGCGTGGCGATGTCGTCGCCGGGACGGATCTCGGGCAGATCCGTCACTGGGGTGAGTTCCATACACGGTGGGTAGCACAGCGTCGTCAAAAGCGCACCGTCACCGGAGAATGGAGTCACTGTTTCGAGATGGTGCTCGACGATCCTACGACTCGCGGTCGAACAGCACGCCCGGCCCGTCGCAGTCGAAGCCGGCGGTTTCACAGACGTCCCACAGCGTCGCCCCGTTGCTCGTGATTACTGGCACCTCGAGCGTCGCCTCGAGGCCCGCGACGGCGGCCAGCGAGCGGTAGTTCGTACAGGAGACGAAGACGGCGTCGACGTCGTCGCCGACGGCCGCGTCTCCGAGGCTCGTTTTCACCTGCCGGGTCGCGTCCGCCGGCGTCAGTGCGCCGATCTCGGTGTTCGCGGCGATTCCGCGGCCCTCGATCGTCGCCACTTCGAACCCTGCGGCCTCGAGGAACGCGCGTTCTTTCTCGTCGAGGTCGGCAGTGTACGGCGTCAGGACCGCGATCCGTTCGGCGTCGAGTGCCTCGAGGGCCCGCACGACCGAGCGAGCCGTCGCGACCGCTGGCACGCCGGCTGCCTTCTGCAGTCGGGTCTCGAGTTCGGCGTCGAACCCGGGTCCGTGGAGCAGGCTACCGGTGGTACAGGCGTAGGCGACCGCGTCGGCGTCGGCGTGACCGAGCAACTCGGCTGCCCGCGCCGCGTCGTCGCTCATCGCGTCGAGCGCGTCGACGGTCACGGACTCGAGTGCCATGCGCGCGCCGTGGACGGTGACGTCGTCGGAGAGGGCACGTCGAAACTCTGGCTCGGCCGTCGTGTTCGAGGAGGGGACGATCAGACCCAGTCGTCCGTTCGTGTCGGTATCGGGGTCCATTGCGATCACGCCTCCTCGTCGCGCTCGGTTCGCTTGCCAGCGGCGCGATCGGCCTCGAGTGCTTCGGGGTCGCGCTCGTCGGGATCGCCGTGGCCGCCGCCGCCGGGCGTCCGAACCGTTACCGTCGTCCCGGCGTCGACGTCGACGGTCGTCTTCGCCGGGACGGGTTCGCCGTCGATCAGATTCTCGCCGGTGGCACCGTTCTCGCCGCCGGCGACGCCCCGTGGCGCGTGGCGACGGCGCTCGGTCAGCAGCGACACCGTCGCGTCCGTCTCGACGGTGACCGTTCGCTCGAGGCCGAGGCCGCCGCGGAACCGGCCGCGACCGCCGCTGTCGGCCCGGAACGCGTAGCGGTCGACCCGCAGCGGGTACTCGGTCTCGAGCGACTCGATGGGCGTGTTGAGCGTGTTCGTCATCCCGACCTGCACGCCATCCATCCCGTCGCGGTCGGCGCGCGCGCCGAAGCCGCCGGCGATCGTCTCGTAGTAGGTAAAGGAGCTGTCCCGGCCGCCGATTGTCAGGTTGTTCATCGTTCCCTGACTCTGGGCGGGGACGCGCTCGGGTGTGGCCTCGGCGAGTGCGGTGAAGACGACGTCCGTGACCCGCTGGCTCGTCTCGACGTTGCCGCCGACGACCGCCGCTGGAACCTCCGGGTTCAGCAGTGAGCCTTCGGGTGCGTGGACGCTCACCGGTTCGTAACAGCCGTGGTTCGGCGGAATTTCCGGGTCGGTCACACAGCGGACGACGAAGTAGGTCGCGCTCTTGGCGACCGCCAGCGGGGCGTTCAGGTTCCCTTCGAGTTGGCCGTCGGTGCCCGTAAAGTCGACGTCGATCGACTCGCCGTCGACGGTCACCGTAACGCGGATTTCGACGTCGTCGTCGGTGATGCCGTCGCCCTCGAGGACGTCGCTCGCCTCGTAGGTTCCGTCGGGCAGGGCGTCGATCTCGTCGGCGATCCGCTCGTGGGAATAGTCGATGACGGCGTCGAAGCCGGCGAGAACGGTCTCGCGGCCGTGTTCGTTGAACAGCGCGGCGAGTCGTTCCTCGGCGCGTTCGTTGGCTGCCAGTTGTGCACGGAGGTCGGCGCGGCGCTCGGTGGCGTTGCGGACGTTCGCGAGAATCAGCGCACGGACGTCTTCGCGGGGTTCGCCGCCGTCGACGAGCCGCGTCGGTGGGAGTCGAAGCCCCTCCTGATAGATTTCTCGTGCACCCGCGGGCATGCTCCCGGGCGTCATCCCACCGACGTCGGCGTGGTGGGCTCGAGAGACGGCGTAGCCGACGATTTCGCCCTCGTCGTCGCCGTTGGGCGGCGCGAGCGGCGAGACCATCGTCACGTCGGGGAGGTGTGTCCCGCCCCTGAACGGGTCGTTGAGCACGAAGACGTCGCCCGGCTTGGGGTCGTACTCTCGGACGGCGTCGACGGACGCGGGCATCGCGCCGAGGTGGACCGGGATGTGTTCGGCTTGGGCGATCATTCGCCCCTCGGCGTCGAACAGCGCCGTCGAGCAGTCCCGGCGTTCCTTGATGTTCGGCGAGTACGCGCCGCGGATCAGGGTCTGGCCCATCTCCTCGGCGACGCTCTCGAGTTGGTTACGCAGGACCTCGAGGGTCACGGGATCGATACTGTCGGCGGTTGACTGCATTTGGTCTGTCGTCATCAGTTGTTCACCCCCTCTCGAGTCAGCACGAGGGTTCCATCCGCTTCGATCTCGCCCGCCCAGGTCGGCGGGACGACGGTCGTACTTTCGGCCTGTTCGAGAACCGCTGGCCCGGAAATCGTCGCACCCGCCTCGAGGCGGTCGCGCGCGTAGACGGTCGCCTTTCGCGGCTCGGTGCCGATCCCGGGGAAGTGCGCCTCTCGGGTGCCGACAAGCGCGTCGCCCGCGCCGTCGTGGCGAACGACGGGGTCGGTGCCGGGAACGGTCGCCGTCGCTCGGAGGTTGACGATTTCGATCGATTCCTCCATCGCGTAACCGTAGGCCTGTTCGTGGGCCTCGTGGAACCGCGTCGCGACCGCTTGCGGGTCGAACGACTCGTCGACGGGGACGGTCAGCTCGAAGCTCTGGCCCGCATACCGACAGTCGGCCGCGCGTTCGACGCGTGCCGCCTCGCGGTCGGAGGCGTCCGCGAGCACGTCCCCGACGAGGTCGTCGTAGACGCCCTCGAGCCGGCTTTGTTCCGCGTCCTCGAGGCCGACGCCGACCGTCCGCACGGCGTCGTAGCTCTCGTCGGCCGCGAGCAAGCCGAACGCCGAGAGCACCCCACCCGGTCGCGGGACGACGACGCGATCGACCTCGAGTGAGTCGGCGAGTGCCGTCGCGTGCATCGGGCCCGCGCCGCCGAAGGCGACGAGTGCGAACTCGCGGGGGTCGTGGCCGCGTTCGACCGTCACCGACCGGATCGTCCGGGTCATCGTCGCGTTGGCCACGCGGTAGACGCCGCGGGCCGCCTCGAGCGCGCTCTCGAGGCCGGCTTCCTCGGCCAGTCGCTCGAGGGCGTCGTGGGCCGCCTCAACGTCTAAGGTCATCTCGCCGCCGAGTGCGGTCTCGGGGCCGATGTAGCCCAGGACGACGTTTGCGTCCGTGACGGTTGGTTCGGTCCCACCGCGGCCGTAGCAGGCGGGGCCGGGGTCGGCACCCGACGACTGCGGCCCGACCCGAAGCGCGCCGCCGGCGTCGACCCACGCGATCGACCCGCCGCCCGCGCCGACGGTGTTGACGTCGACCATCGGCGTCCGGATCGGGAGGCCGGCGATCTCGGCGTCGGTGGTCCGCGCCGCCTGTCCGTCCCGGACGAGGCTCACGTCGCTCGAGGTGCCGCCCATGTCGAAGGTGACGAGCCCTTCGGTGTCGTCGTCGTCGACGGTCGCCGCAGCGCCGACGACACCCGCCGCAGGGCCGGACATCGTCGTCGTGACGGCGTGTTCGCGAACCGTCTCGGGGTCGGCGATCCCACCGTTTGCCTGCATGATCTGTGGTGCCGGCACCCCGGCGTCCTCGGCTTCCTCGACCAGCCGACCCACGTAGGTGTCGATCGCGGGCCGGACGTAGGCGTCGACGGCCGTCGTCGACGTGCGCTCGAACTCGCGGAACTCCGCGAGCACTTCGTTCGAAGCCGAGACGGGGACCTCGAGTTCCTCGCGAAGCGTCTCCGCGACGAGGCGTTCGTTCTCGGGGTCGGCGTAGGCGTGGAGCAGACAGACGGCGACCGCCTCGACGTCGCGCTCCCGAAGGGTTGCTGCAAGGTCGCGAACGTCTTCGGGATCTACCGGCGTCTCGACGCCTTCCGGTGTCGTCCGCTCGTCGATCTCGAAGCGCCGTTCGCGTGGGACGACCGGCTCGGGTTTCTCGGCCTCGAGGTCGTAGAGATCAGGCCGATCCTGGCGGCCGATCTCGAGCACGTCGCGGAACCCCTCGGTCGTCACGAGGGCGGTCTTCGCGCCGCCGCGCTCGAGGAGGGCGTTGACCGAGACGGTCATCGCGTGGGCGAACTCGTCGATCTCGCTTGGGTCGATGTTCGCGCGCTCGCAGGCCTTGTGCAGGCCCTCGAGGACGCCCAGATGCTGGGGGTCGGTCGAGGGGACCTTCGCGGTGACGAGTCGGTCGTCGACCGAGAGCGCGACGTCGGTGAACGTCCCGCCGACGTCGACGCCGATGCGTGTGGCCTCGTCGCTGGTCGCTTCGGTGCTGTCGTTCGATACGTCCGTCGCCGTGTCGTATGTCTCTGAATCTGCCATGTCCTTAGAGAATCAAAACGTCGTAGAGCGTTCGGAGGCCGATACCGACGACGACCAGCGTCACGATGCCGCCGAGGACGTTCTGCAGCGTCGTGTTAGTGTGCTCGCCGAGCAGGTCGTCGTTGTTCATCGCGTAGATGAGGAAGACGGCGAGGATCGGCAAGAGGAGTCCGTTTGCGACCTGTGCGAAGACGATCACCTCGACGGGGTTGTAATCCAGCGCCGAGAAGACGATCCCGGTGCCGAGGATCGTCATCCAGATCGCACGGAAGCGCGTCGACGTCAGGTCGCGCTCCCAGCCGAGTGCCCCCGCGGTGGCGTAGGCCCCCGCGAGCGGGGCGCTCATCGCGCTGGTGAAACCGGCTGCGAAGAGGCCGATCGCGAAGAACGTGAGCGCGTAGCCGCCGAAGACGGGCTCGAGTTGGTCTGCCATCGCGCCAACGTCGGCGATCTGAGTTCCCTCGGGGAACACCGACGCGGCCGTGACGACGATCGACGTCGTGATGAGGCCGCCGACGATGATCATCGCGACTGTGTCGGTCCGACACTCTGCGAGATCGTCTGCCCCGTCCCAGCGCTCCTGGACGGTACTCGCGTGCAGGAACAGATTGTAACCGACGACGGTCGTCCCGATGAGGCCGGCGATCAGGTACGCCGAACCGTCGGGAATCGTCGGCACGAGTCCGCCGCCGAGCGCGGCGAGATCCGGTCGGACGACCGCCGCGTTGATCAGGAACGCGAGACCCATGACGATAACGAGACCGATGAAGACGCGCTCGATCAGCTTGTAGTTGCCAGTCCACAGGAGGCCGGCGGCGATCAGCCCGATAATCGGTCCCCAGACGTTCTCGCTGACGCCCGTGATCGTCGACAGGCCGGCAGCGCCGCCGACGATGTTCCCCGTCTGGAACGCCGCCGTCCCGATTCCGATCGCACTCACGACGAGTGCGATAGTGATTCCTCTCGCTACCGGGTTCGAGAACTCGTTTCGGAACGCCTCGCCGAGTCCTTCCTTCGAGATCAATCCCAGTCGCGCACTCATCTCTTGAAGCACGATCGTCGCCAGAATCGAGAACGCGATGGTCCACACGAGCAGGTACGCGTACTCCGCGCCGATGACGCTCGCCGTCGTTACCGTTCCCGGACCGATGAACGCCGCTGCAACCAGTGCGCCCGGCCCAATCGCCTTGAGTCGATCAATAACACCCATGATATGTGTCCACATGAACCCCTCTCTGAGAAGGCCAAAAGGCTTGTTAAGCGTTGTACATACCACACTCGTTGGACGACTACTCGAGACGTTCGTCGTATGAATTT belongs to Natronorubrum aibiense and includes:
- a CDS encoding hydantoinase/oxoprolinase family protein, with protein sequence MADSETYDTATDVSNDSTEATSDEATRIGVDVGGTFTDVALSVDDRLVTAKVPSTDPQHLGVLEGLHKACERANIDPSEIDEFAHAMTVSVNALLERGGAKTALVTTEGFRDVLEIGRQDRPDLYDLEAEKPEPVVPRERRFEIDERTTPEGVETPVDPEDVRDLAATLRERDVEAVAVCLLHAYADPENERLVAETLREELEVPVSASNEVLAEFREFERTSTTAVDAYVRPAIDTYVGRLVEEAEDAGVPAPQIMQANGGIADPETVREHAVTTTMSGPAAGVVGAAATVDDDDTEGLVTFDMGGTSSDVSLVRDGQAARTTDAEIAGLPIRTPMVDVNTVGAGGGSIAWVDAGGALRVGPQSSGADPGPACYGRGGTEPTVTDANVVLGYIGPETALGGEMTLDVEAAHDALERLAEEAGLESALEAARGVYRVANATMTRTIRSVTVERGHDPREFALVAFGGAGPMHATALADSLEVDRVVVPRPGGVLSAFGLLAADESYDAVRTVGVGLEDAEQSRLEGVYDDLVGDVLADASDREAARVERAADCRYAGQSFELTVPVDESFDPQAVATRFHEAHEQAYGYAMEESIEIVNLRATATVPGTDPVVRHDGAGDALVGTREAHFPGIGTEPRKATVYARDRLEAGATISGPAVLEQAESTTVVPPTWAGEIEADGTLVLTREGVNN
- a CDS encoding hydantoinase B/oxoprolinase family protein; translated protein: MTTDQMQSTADSIDPVTLEVLRNQLESVAEEMGQTLIRGAYSPNIKERRDCSTALFDAEGRMIAQAEHIPVHLGAMPASVDAVREYDPKPGDVFVLNDPFRGGTHLPDVTMVSPLAPPNGDDEGEIVGYAVSRAHHADVGGMTPGSMPAGAREIYQEGLRLPPTRLVDGGEPREDVRALILANVRNATERRADLRAQLAANERAEERLAALFNEHGRETVLAGFDAVIDYSHERIADEIDALPDGTYEASDVLEGDGITDDDVEIRVTVTVDGESIDVDFTGTDGQLEGNLNAPLAVAKSATYFVVRCVTDPEIPPNHGCYEPVSVHAPEGSLLNPEVPAAVVGGNVETSQRVTDVVFTALAEATPERVPAQSQGTMNNLTIGGRDSSFTYYETIAGGFGARADRDGMDGVQVGMTNTLNTPIESLETEYPLRVDRYAFRADSGGRGRFRGGLGLERTVTVETDATVSLLTERRRHAPRGVAGGENGATGENLIDGEPVPAKTTVDVDAGTTVTVRTPGGGGHGDPDERDPEALEADRAAGKRTERDEEA
- a CDS encoding coenzyme F420-0:L-glutamate ligase; the encoded protein is MELTPVTDLPEIRPGDDIATLVADRADLEAGDVLTVASTVVSKAEGRMADLEDYPVSGRAEEIANRLEGITGEEKDPRFAQAVLEESTELLIDAPFLLTETRFGHINVNAGIDRSNVPDHDILLLPKKPTESAERIRSGLEACGIEDIAVIVTDTCGRPFRHGQRGVALGWAGMSASRDWRGELDRDGHELGVTVQSVVDELASAANLVTGEGAGGTPAVVVRDWAFGDHAGSDELFRAVEDDLVRQALREWSFDD
- a CDS encoding DUF7573 domain-containing protein — its product is MKPQSSTCWYSTCGGSPDVHAGRGCHTASCRRRGRDRRRDISEFGSTAEDAADSTTEDESEPAQRATDTGLSTYAWGTYRCSRCNGDTERVWRSNGDLVCPACKSW
- a CDS encoding 5,10-methylenetetrahydromethanopterin reductase; this translates as MTDDTTTDEPTWGIELTPEHPPERIAELAALAEAEGYDVAFTSSHYFNRDPFVTLSRMVEATDEIRLGPGIVNPYETHPVRLAAQTATIDEISDGRAVFGVGAGDRSSLANLGIERDSPLRRVLETFDVARDLWAGETVTHEGTFTARDASLNLEPCEIPTYVGAQGPHMLRMSAKHADGVLINAAHPKDLEWSAGQLEQGLADRPDDYGAFEALAFASVSVAADETEAREAARPPVAFIVGGAADPVLARHDIDREAAGDVSEALERGDLNEAFGHVTDDMIDAFCIAGTTETVADRFEAVLEHVDGIVVGSPLGPDLEDAVVRASEALATATSRTEN
- a CDS encoding IS200/IS605 family accessory protein TnpB-related protein, whose translation is MSEECKTLEAYLAPPTQHKQRKLHTEHDRYETLLHESFNDECDTMSAVNEVVTGEDLNWHSKNALKQYVPNLLDEDTYDAKQLADTHPIRYANTAAVFDHEDDRHHEICWEVPLPGRGTNFWIPLQLNPEQEDWWHSLIDDEDDSVWAGELRLQRDGSRWVLHVTANYEIEPNHECSCDSDDVTPVGFDVGESKLLVGCALRDDTPVDPLFVDGGRVRHLRQKQASAEDRLKPRYASNLLDDLVWGRWQDAIEDEVEKASHRAVEYTSQFENPVIVLEYLNGITDEDIGKYWNRRLGKWLFSRLQSRIEEKAAERGIPVEYVYPHHTSKTCHACQNVGYRPHQGTFKCTNEVCWVSEYQADLNAAANIANRLNPWGESLPWKSAGDDSPRSGGQWQAHEDTSLSEGLPSERRGSDDKGSSSSPAVGAGMEPETGDAHTS
- a CDS encoding Nramp family divalent metal transporter; this translates as MGVIDRLKAIGPGALVAAAFIGPGTVTTASVIGAEYAYLLVWTIAFSILATIVLQEMSARLGLISKEGLGEAFRNEFSNPVARGITIALVVSAIGIGTAAFQTGNIVGGAAGLSTITGVSENVWGPIIGLIAAGLLWTGNYKLIERVFIGLVIVMGLAFLINAAVVRPDLAALGGGLVPTIPDGSAYLIAGLIGTTVVGYNLFLHASTVQERWDGADDLAECRTDTVAMIIVGGLITTSIVVTAASVFPEGTQIADVGAMADQLEPVFGGYALTFFAIGLFAAGFTSAMSAPLAGAYATAGALGWERDLTSTRFRAIWMTILGTGIVFSALDYNPVEVIVFAQVANGLLLPILAVFLIYAMNNDDLLGEHTNTTLQNVLGGIVTLVVVGIGLRTLYDVLIL
- a CDS encoding cold-shock protein; protein product: MAKGTVAFFNDTGGYGFIETEDADDDVFFHMEDIGGPDLEEGQELEFEIVEAEKGPRATNVERL
- a CDS encoding maleate cis-trans isomerase family protein, whose product is MDPDTDTNGRLGLIVPSSNTTAEPEFRRALSDDVTVHGARMALESVTVDALDAMSDDAARAAELLGHADADAVAYACTTGSLLHGPGFDAELETRLQKAAGVPAVATARSVVRALEALDAERIAVLTPYTADLDEKERAFLEAAGFEVATIEGRGIAANTEIGALTPADATRQVKTSLGDAAVGDDVDAVFVSCTNYRSLAAVAGLEATLEVPVITSNGATLWDVCETAGFDCDGPGVLFDRES